In Sphaeramia orbicularis chromosome 7, fSphaOr1.1, whole genome shotgun sequence, one genomic interval encodes:
- the emd gene encoding emerin (Emery-Dreifuss muscular dystrophy): MSLSEKTDEEIMELLAEYGIKHGPIVDSTRKLYEKKLEKAMAEVPEKTSSDKTYYREEEEEITYITYRSPVRHEGSGDTLKQRKIAEPAEQQDDSDKELVDDTETPILSQTTTTVNHSEVRSKQPVKRAGGCVWRMFRLLLILAFLAGVSYYVFCHVLSMEGDAGTE; encoded by the exons ATGTCTTTGAGTGAGAAAACTGATGAGGAGATCATGGAGTTGCTCGCAGAGTACGGCATCAAGCACGGACCTATTGTCG ACTCTACCAGAAAACTGTATGAGAAGAAGCTGGAGAAAGCCATGGCAGAAGTTCCAGAAAAAACCTCCTCTGATAAGACCTACTACAGAGAGGAAG AGGAAGAAATTACCTACATCACATACCGTAGTCCG GTTAGACATGAAGGTTCTGGAGACAC gctgaaacagagaaaaatcgcCGAGCCAGCCGAACAACAAGACGACAGTGACAAGGAACTAGTCGATGACACAGA GACCCCGATCCTGAGCCAGACCACCACAACAGTCAATCACAGTGAAGTTCGATCCAAACAACCGGTAAAAAGGGCAGGAGGCTGTGTTTGGAGAATGTTTCGACTGCTGCTGATCTTAGCTTTTTTAGCAGGAGTCTCCTACTACGTCTTCTGTCATGTCCTGAGTATGGAGGGTGACGCTGGGACTGAATGA
- the LOC115423015 gene encoding ninjurin-1 codes for MERDHRLNGENIALNKMNDIEAYTDASGKIHRPININHYATKKSAAQSMLDVALLMANSSQLKTVLFVGPQYRFYIPLIVLLSLSITLQVIVGLLLVFIVKYDLNDVRKHAKLNRMNNVATVFVFFTVLINIFITALGFEGYTARSAVAPVMQIPDQALSLLPGELNMTGGV; via the exons ATGGAGCGGGATCACAGGCTTAATGGCGAGAATATAGCTCTGAATAAGATGAATGACATAGAG GCATACACAGATGCCAGCGGCAAAATACATCGACCCATTAACATAAATCACTATGCCACTAAGAAGAGTGCTGCTCAGAGCATGCTGGACGTGGCTTTGCTCATGGCCAACTCATCCCAGTTGAAGACAGTTCTTTTTGTGGGTCCTCAGTACCGCTTCTACATCCCCCTCATTGTGCTGCTGTCTCTGTCCATCACATTACAGGTCATAGTGGGGCTGCTGCTCGTCTTTATCG tgaaaTACGATCTGAATGATGTGAGAAAACACGCCAAGCTGAACAGGATGAACAACGTCGCCACTGTCTTCGTCTTCTTCACCGTCCTCATCAACATATTCATCACAGCTCTTGGCTTTGAGGGATACACAGCCAG GTCCGCTGTAGCTCCTGTGATGCAGATACCAGACCAGGCACTTTCTCTTCTGCCTGGTGAACTTAACATGACTGGTGGTGTTTAG
- the mrpl49 gene encoding large ribosomal subunit protein mL49 has protein sequence MAACFTLQPVMLRRTLRGALSLPSRIPVAPAGLRFNSAAAPEDKKQVIIESAEEYKFVERLIPPTRVPTPPQHAGPTPSGWTPPADSPPPLPYMIRRSRMYNIPVYTDLTHGNRMMTLVRKVEGDIWALEKDVKDYLKEVTGKELPTQVNEVTKTLKVKGHFDKELKEWLASKGF, from the coding sequence ATGGCGGCGTGCTTCACTCTTCAGCCCGTGATGCTCCGGAGGACTCTACGGGGAGCCCTCAGCCTTCCCAGCCGGATACCGGTCGCTCCTGCCGGTCTTCGGTTTAACTCTGCTGCTGCTCCAGAGGACAAAAAGCAGGTGATAATAGAGTCTGCGGAGGAATACAAGTTCGTAGAGCGGCTCATCCCGCCTACACGGGTCCCCACACCGCCTCAACACGCCGGTCCGACCCCGTCCGGCTGGACCCCTCCGGCAGACTCACCCCCACCTCTACCCTACATGATCCGTCGCTCGCGCATGTACAACATCCCTGTTTACACGGACCTGACCCACGGTAACCGCATGATGACGCTCGTGCGTAAAGTGGAAGGTGACATCTGGGCTCTGGAGAAGGACGTAAAGGACTATTTAAAGGAGGTGACAGGGAAAGAGCTGCCGACACAGGTCAACGAGGTCACTAAGaccctgaaggtcaaaggtcactttgATAAAGAGCTGAAGGAGTGGCTGGCTAGTAAAGGCTTTTAA